One genomic window of Legionella jordanis includes the following:
- the polA gene encoding DNA polymerase I has product MTAPLILIDGSSYFFRAFHALPPLTTSKGQPTGAVYGVANMVKRLIKDYNPTQIAVIFDAKGKTFRDDWYPEYKAHRAPMPHDLSCQFQPLLTLLEAMGLPILIIEGVEADDVIGTLAHWATAQGQSVLVSTSDKDMAQLVNEHVTLVNTMTNQTLNREGVKTKFGVAPEQIIDYLTLIGDSIDNIPGVNKCGPKTAAKWLEEYQTLDNLSANADKISGKIGEYLRASLAHLPLSKKLITIKTDVELPLTLADLTIKPSNREHLIALTREMEFKTWLKELLGEEEIEAASNGDLAPLFKINFSLINTEEALSDFVAQLGHCSSFCLNVETNNNNSLDADLVGLAIARDDNLPVYIPLSHQDASAQLPREKVLQSLKPILENPGIAKIGENLKYDANVLKKQGLFLRGITFDSMLESYVLNSSASKHDRDSLSLKYLGLKTISYEDIAGKGAKQLAFDKIPVSQAAPYAAAAAEITLKLHHKLYPMLDAPLKKVLEEIEIPLLPVLADMEFKGVLIDENSLAQHGDRLKLRMLELEQEAVQLAGRPFNLNSPKQLQEILFDELKLPIIDKTPTGQPSTAESVLQELAFDYRLPAVILEYRSLSKLVSTYIDALPKCINPVTHRVHTCYNQAVAATGRLSSSEPNLQNIPIRNEEGRLIRKAFIAPANHVLMAADYSQIELRIMAHLSQDENLLKAFSMGWDIHAATASEIFQVPLDQVTNEQRRRSKAINFGLIYGMSAFGLSRQLGIERQDAQIYMETYFKRYPGVLQYMERTRKQAHEQGYVETLFGRRLHLPEINTRNLVRQRAAERMAINAPMQGTAADIIKKAMIAIAKWQSSQAQPFARMIMQVHDELVFEIHKDFVSSAMQGIRELMEHAAHLRVPLQVSIGVGQNWDEAH; this is encoded by the coding sequence ATGACGGCACCTTTGATTCTTATTGATGGCTCTTCCTATTTTTTTCGGGCCTTTCATGCTCTTCCCCCTCTAACGACCTCAAAAGGCCAACCTACCGGTGCAGTGTACGGGGTGGCCAATATGGTCAAGCGTTTAATCAAAGATTACAACCCAACGCAAATAGCGGTTATTTTTGACGCCAAGGGAAAAACATTTCGCGATGACTGGTACCCAGAATACAAAGCCCATCGTGCCCCCATGCCTCATGACTTAAGTTGCCAATTTCAACCTCTGCTAACGCTCTTAGAAGCAATGGGTTTGCCTATTTTGATCATTGAAGGCGTTGAAGCCGATGATGTTATTGGCACTTTGGCTCATTGGGCAACCGCACAAGGGCAGTCAGTACTGGTTTCCACAAGTGATAAAGACATGGCGCAACTGGTCAATGAGCATGTCACTCTCGTCAATACGATGACGAATCAAACCCTCAATAGAGAAGGAGTCAAAACAAAATTTGGCGTGGCCCCAGAGCAAATTATTGACTATTTAACGCTTATTGGCGACAGCATCGATAATATTCCCGGAGTCAATAAATGCGGGCCTAAAACGGCGGCCAAATGGCTGGAGGAATACCAAACCCTCGATAACCTTAGTGCCAATGCCGATAAAATTAGTGGCAAAATTGGTGAGTATTTGCGCGCAAGCTTAGCCCACTTGCCTCTATCAAAAAAATTGATAACGATTAAAACCGACGTGGAGTTGCCACTCACGCTTGCCGATTTAACCATTAAACCAAGCAATCGTGAGCATCTCATTGCCCTCACACGGGAGATGGAGTTTAAAACCTGGCTTAAAGAGTTATTAGGGGAAGAAGAAATTGAAGCGGCCAGCAATGGCGATTTGGCACCTTTATTTAAAATTAATTTTTCACTGATTAATACTGAAGAAGCTTTATCCGATTTTGTTGCTCAGCTGGGTCATTGCTCTTCTTTTTGCCTAAATGTAGAAACGAATAACAACAATTCCTTAGATGCTGATCTGGTCGGCCTAGCAATAGCCAGGGACGACAATCTCCCTGTTTATATTCCCCTCAGTCATCAAGATGCCAGCGCGCAGTTGCCAAGAGAGAAGGTTTTACAAAGCCTAAAACCAATATTGGAGAATCCAGGCATCGCCAAAATTGGCGAAAACTTGAAGTACGATGCCAATGTACTAAAAAAACAAGGCCTCTTTTTAAGAGGAATCACATTTGACAGCATGCTTGAGTCCTATGTATTAAATAGCAGTGCAAGCAAACACGATCGCGACTCACTCTCTTTAAAATATTTAGGCCTTAAAACCATCAGTTATGAAGACATTGCCGGGAAAGGGGCAAAGCAGCTGGCTTTTGATAAAATTCCGGTAAGCCAAGCTGCTCCTTATGCAGCCGCCGCGGCTGAAATAACCTTAAAATTGCATCATAAATTATACCCCATGCTTGATGCGCCTTTAAAAAAGGTTTTGGAAGAAATTGAAATCCCGCTATTGCCAGTCCTTGCCGACATGGAATTCAAAGGTGTGCTCATTGATGAAAACAGCCTGGCGCAACATGGCGATCGCCTGAAACTGCGCATGCTTGAGCTTGAACAGGAGGCAGTCCAGCTTGCCGGGCGCCCATTTAACTTAAATTCACCCAAGCAATTGCAAGAAATTCTTTTTGATGAGCTAAAACTCCCAATCATTGATAAAACACCGACAGGTCAGCCTTCTACGGCAGAGTCCGTTTTGCAGGAACTTGCCTTTGACTATCGTCTACCTGCAGTGATTCTCGAATATCGAAGCTTAAGCAAACTGGTTAGCACTTATATCGATGCCTTACCCAAATGCATCAATCCAGTCACACATCGCGTACATACTTGCTACAATCAGGCGGTGGCCGCCACGGGGCGCTTATCCTCAAGCGAGCCCAACCTGCAGAACATCCCCATCCGCAATGAAGAAGGCCGTTTAATCCGCAAAGCTTTCATCGCTCCAGCCAATCACGTTTTAATGGCTGCGGACTACTCGCAGATTGAGTTAAGGATTATGGCCCATCTGTCCCAGGATGAAAATTTATTGAAAGCCTTTAGCATGGGTTGGGACATTCATGCAGCCACGGCCAGTGAAATTTTCCAGGTACCACTTGATCAAGTGACTAATGAACAGCGGCGACGTTCGAAAGCCATAAATTTTGGTCTGATTTATGGCATGTCTGCATTTGGCTTATCCAGGCAACTTGGCATTGAACGCCAAGATGCACAAATTTACATGGAGACCTATTTCAAGCGCTATCCTGGGGTTCTTCAATACATGGAGCGCACCAGAAAACAGGCTCATGAACAAGGTTATGTGGAGACTTTATTTGGCCGAAGGCTCCATTTACCCGAAATTAATACCCGCAATCTTGTTCGCCAAAGAGCAGCTGAAAGAATGGCCATTAATGCTCCCATGCAGGGAACTGCTGCGGACATAATAAAAAAGGCAATGATTGCCATTGCGAAATGGCAATCTTCGCAAGCGCAGCCCTTTGCAAGAATGATAATGCAAGTTCATGATGAATTGGTGTTTGAAATCCATAAGGATTTTGTCAGCTCAGCCATGCAAGGCATACGCGAATTGATGGAACATGCAGCTCACTTGCGTGTCCCCTTACAAGTATCTATCGGAGTGGGACAAAATTGGGATGAAGCCCATTAG
- the lpxD gene encoding UDP-3-O-(3-hydroxymyristoyl)glucosamine N-acyltransferase yields the protein MNASLCEIANLVNGSVIGDDKVTISSLAPIDNITAGSLVFADGDENLLIAENSAAAAILLSHSFNSSSKPVVQVSHPFKAFIQLLNHFYPSQKPQAQIHPTAVIDQNAAIGKNVSIGPYVVIESGVKIADNCIIKSHVHIAANASIGSDTTIHPQVTIYENCQIGSRVTIHASTVVGSDGFGYTFVDNQHLKVPHVGNVIIEDDVEVGANTVIDRATLGSTVIGAGTKIDNLVQVAHSVKLGKHNILCAFTGIAGSTTSGDHVIFAANVGVSDHVRIDDGVILAARAGVPPKKHLKRGNVYLGNPARPKDKAIEQELSVTRIPLMRKNLKNLSEKVDKLSQLLAQQETDK from the coding sequence ATGAATGCTTCGTTGTGTGAGATTGCCAATTTAGTGAATGGTTCAGTAATTGGTGATGACAAAGTTACTATTTCTTCGTTAGCACCAATTGACAACATAACGGCTGGCTCTTTGGTTTTTGCGGATGGTGATGAAAATTTGCTGATTGCTGAAAATTCTGCGGCTGCAGCAATTTTACTCAGCCATTCATTCAACAGCTCTTCCAAGCCTGTTGTCCAAGTATCCCACCCATTCAAAGCATTTATTCAGCTGCTTAACCATTTTTACCCTAGCCAAAAACCCCAGGCTCAAATTCATCCTACTGCCGTTATTGATCAAAACGCCGCGATCGGCAAAAACGTGAGCATTGGTCCTTACGTCGTGATTGAGTCAGGTGTTAAAATTGCTGACAACTGCATTATTAAAAGCCACGTTCATATTGCTGCCAATGCAAGCATCGGTTCGGATACAACGATTCATCCGCAAGTAACCATTTATGAAAATTGTCAAATCGGCTCTCGAGTGACCATTCATGCATCCACAGTCGTGGGTTCAGATGGTTTCGGCTATACTTTTGTAGATAATCAACATTTAAAAGTACCCCATGTCGGGAATGTGATTATTGAAGATGATGTAGAAGTGGGAGCCAACACGGTAATTGATAGGGCGACCCTAGGCTCAACAGTAATAGGCGCGGGTACTAAAATTGATAACCTGGTACAAGTCGCCCACTCCGTAAAATTAGGAAAGCACAACATTCTATGTGCTTTTACGGGTATTGCAGGCAGCACCACCAGTGGTGATCATGTTATTTTCGCAGCCAATGTAGGCGTAAGTGATCACGTTCGCATCGATGATGGCGTTATTCTAGCCGCTCGTGCGGGTGTCCCCCCCAAAAAACATCTAAAACGAGGAAATGTCTACTTGGGTAACCCTGCTCGACCTAAAGACAAAGCAATCGAACAGGAGCTTTCCGTGACAAGAATTCCTCTAATGCGGAAAAATTTAAAAAATTTAAGCGAAAAAGTTGATAAGCTCAGTCAACTTTTAGCACAGCAAGAGACGGATAAATGA
- a CDS encoding beta-ketoacyl-[acyl-carrier-protein] synthase family protein, translating to MKKRVVITGMEIVSSIGNGLEAFWEAAVAGQCGIERIQLYDPSPYPTQIAGEIKQFSLDHLPEFANSKRYPRVAQYALFCASHAIERSGLSKAELSQAGTYIGTSLGGTPELEAAYQAFFSQGWKKVPPLSVIRGMPNSVANHVAIAFGLGGPNSTISNACVSSAEAIGSAYQQIAHGQLKVALCGGTESLLWETIMAAWCKLRVMSTQNENPKQACRPFDINRDGLVMADGAGILILEELQHAKARGAKIYAEIIGFGASCDAYHVTAPKSEGQIKAIQAALDDARLAIGDIQYINAHGTGTQLNDITETETIKAVFGKLAYKIPITAQKSMTGHAIGAAGAMEIIATALSLQHDLLLPTINLHEPDPACDLDYVANEARKQPINIALSNHFAFGGANAALILRRA from the coding sequence ATGAAAAAACGCGTTGTGATTACTGGAATGGAAATAGTTTCTTCCATTGGCAATGGCTTGGAGGCCTTCTGGGAAGCAGCTGTAGCTGGCCAATGCGGCATTGAACGTATTCAATTGTATGATCCCAGCCCTTATCCAACGCAAATCGCTGGCGAAATCAAACAGTTTTCGCTGGACCACTTGCCGGAGTTCGCCAACAGCAAACGCTATCCAAGAGTAGCTCAATATGCGCTTTTCTGCGCGTCTCATGCCATTGAGCGCTCCGGTTTAAGCAAGGCAGAATTAAGCCAGGCAGGAACCTATATTGGCACCAGCTTAGGCGGCACCCCAGAACTTGAAGCGGCTTATCAAGCATTTTTCAGCCAGGGTTGGAAAAAAGTTCCTCCTCTGAGTGTGATTCGCGGCATGCCAAACTCTGTGGCTAATCATGTGGCCATTGCTTTTGGACTTGGTGGACCGAACTCAACCATTTCCAACGCTTGCGTTTCCTCCGCTGAAGCCATAGGTTCCGCTTATCAGCAGATTGCCCACGGTCAGTTGAAAGTGGCTTTATGCGGCGGTACTGAATCCCTTCTTTGGGAAACAATCATGGCAGCCTGGTGCAAATTAAGAGTCATGTCGACCCAAAATGAAAATCCGAAGCAAGCTTGCCGACCCTTTGACATCAACCGTGATGGTTTGGTTATGGCTGACGGAGCCGGAATTTTAATCCTCGAGGAGTTGCAACATGCTAAAGCAAGGGGAGCTAAAATTTACGCTGAGATCATTGGCTTTGGGGCAAGTTGTGATGCCTACCATGTAACCGCCCCGAAATCAGAAGGACAAATCAAAGCCATCCAAGCCGCACTCGATGATGCCAGGTTAGCCATTGGTGATATCCAATACATCAATGCTCACGGAACAGGTACCCAGCTCAATGACATCACTGAAACCGAAACCATTAAGGCGGTTTTTGGCAAACTAGCCTACAAAATTCCAATAACAGCCCAAAAATCCATGACAGGCCACGCTATCGGTGCAGCCGGTGCAATGGAAATTATTGCCACTGCATTGAGTTTGCAACATGATCTTCTTTTGCCAACCATTAATTTGCATGAGCCGGATCCTGCTTGTGATTTGGATTACGTGGCCAATGAGGCTCGAAAGCAACCGATTAATATTGCTTTGTCCAATCATTTTGCCTTTGGTGGCGCAAACGCGGCTTTGATCTTGAGACGAGCCTAA
- a CDS encoding serine hydrolase domain-containing protein has protein sequence MKCLYFLFLASISTCLSASTPPTKAPLTPNAAITRMLQAHLEKYGKDEFFSAIQVSVKVKDQLNTYVAGRRSRQADSEPITPEDLFDIGSITKSFTASLALLAEGENKLKLTAPVSNYLNDYPHWGDINLNRLLNMSSGIPNYSDAPKINYLMSQNLRQFWNATDLLALVYPKNVNPPRKPGYFYSNTGYILIQLILEKIHQTPFQALITDKIIKPLDLKNTFYPVPEYPAEVSKRLVHGYSYNIYDNPELLGQDVTDNNLSWAGAAGAVVANSEDVIHWVYELFLGNKLLNAHQKEQMQTLVSLSSGLPLKITHSKEPYGFGLGIAQGFDAKIGHYWFYEGETLGYRAIYMYVPCNEIIISALFNSATNQENDHARELVQNIYHYLLQQNQLLICEKKEDEA, from the coding sequence ATGAAATGTTTATATTTTCTTTTTTTAGCTTCGATTTCAACCTGCCTTTCTGCTTCCACTCCACCAACAAAGGCCCCCCTAACTCCGAATGCAGCCATCACTCGAATGCTGCAAGCTCATCTTGAAAAATATGGAAAGGATGAATTTTTTTCAGCCATCCAGGTTTCTGTCAAAGTTAAGGATCAGTTAAATACCTATGTTGCGGGTAGACGCTCAAGGCAAGCGGATAGTGAACCAATCACCCCTGAGGATTTATTTGACATTGGCAGTATTACCAAATCGTTTACCGCCTCATTGGCCTTGTTAGCTGAGGGGGAAAATAAACTCAAACTAACTGCCCCAGTCAGCAATTATCTTAACGATTACCCCCATTGGGGGGATATAAACCTAAACCGTTTATTAAACATGAGCAGCGGTATCCCCAATTACAGCGATGCTCCCAAAATTAATTATTTAATGAGTCAAAACCTGCGGCAATTCTGGAATGCAACTGATCTTTTGGCCTTGGTTTATCCAAAAAATGTGAACCCTCCTCGCAAGCCAGGCTATTTCTACAGCAACACCGGTTATATTTTAATTCAGTTAATCCTCGAAAAAATTCATCAAACCCCTTTCCAGGCTCTCATCACCGACAAAATTATTAAACCTCTGGATTTGAAAAATACCTTTTATCCTGTTCCAGAGTATCCAGCTGAAGTCAGTAAACGGTTGGTTCATGGCTATTCTTATAACATTTATGATAATCCAGAGTTACTAGGCCAAGACGTGACGGATAACAATCTCAGTTGGGCGGGAGCGGCTGGTGCTGTTGTTGCCAATAGCGAAGATGTCATTCATTGGGTTTATGAATTATTCCTTGGTAATAAACTGCTCAATGCCCATCAAAAAGAGCAAATGCAAACTTTGGTTTCGCTGTCCTCCGGACTGCCTCTAAAGATTACTCACAGCAAAGAACCTTATGGCTTTGGCTTGGGAATTGCTCAAGGTTTTGACGCCAAAATTGGCCATTACTGGTTTTATGAGGGGGAGACACTAGGCTATCGAGCCATCTATATGTATGTTCCTTGCAATGAAATCATTATCAGTGCGTTATTTAACAGCGCCACCAACCAAGAAAATGATCATGCTCGAGAACTCGTGCAAAATATATATCATTACCTCTTACAGCAAAATCAGCTTTTAATCTGTGAAAAAAAAGAAGATGAAGCTTAA
- a CDS encoding LepB GTPase-activating domain-containing protein — protein sequence MTIVYKGTELTKIRAKTAGKNQSSVDGFYRDSDSNEYFIKKPKDKNELFTELFAGLVLNRFKVLIQELIKEGKLPPGSADSLVTADWIKFEDGSYGLIQPKVDFTPLYKIIGTGNSSGSDRDALYEILNGPASYMRLKSVGDYFGLSISLLFSLVIGAYSVHSSNMIVKEGDPLGYRPKQFGRIDWGDGWRHYGAPENNRDILSPYEYQGLAIWKRVTKNYISNYKNLPGVFASIGQKAKLFVDAMTKKAQASNPESSMESVLTGIISQALAQIPADFVSEEQKKSLAAYMHIPSFASIQFDGNVEAVAKDFARVMQVRFEQAENLRNYQVAQSSTPVAEEDLFQSILFNPNSGPANASQKTNAKTVLKLDGTLSLPAIAEAWTTDLALAKAAEIDFSEIQLHALIERFNSYIEAIAAHAEASNFWQKNRSEDDGIPANHNMLSPHHDGNNGLQYGHAFVPQYRESTILCRLLTLNPQNQGAIRIKPYEEPSRLFSSEHEESVWNILQTISLAGLDIFTSVRAVKKLQEDNSSDLTSQENIAISINNLKQALQTLKESHGKLLKLFEHSEEASFPEYDSLFFYPISDKELALMNGAQLATICLEELNASQPSLLIYRIVRDEQLWQKLKTALVEHRAEFLNRQDQCEKKIADLMLFRQQIQAFQIAHTAFSVEENLEQKELALHELEEMFAVLPEAFQAENNLQLIKAKEELRLLHLQAELDIHFAEFNAASFENFSQKYHSLCQFFEALPHEVQSNTRIKFNKQGLIHLAYKTMGDWMNPASLSSKISSFEQVRNTFGQVEEAPRGLIDLFQQLEKQHHIYQLLAQILPQNSPSEQLNIDITKLEECTKHLEQSLQQRFKTAVFGDLILWNALKASPLSQLSAEVVEDILALRVFHQQKLELNKENEFGEKYSASLNKFYEQAVGIRLSDKPAKQQADAILEAAHKEFSHRHDTRRLLADVLLVIATLFGGLGAIFMAARVFIQKQPAFFSKTATEREVDLRKWVNIPVEDEANTRLVSVPA from the coding sequence ATGACTATAGTTTACAAGGGTACAGAATTAACAAAAATTCGCGCAAAAACAGCTGGAAAAAACCAAAGCTCTGTAGACGGTTTTTATCGTGATTCCGACAGCAATGAGTATTTCATAAAGAAACCAAAAGATAAAAATGAATTATTCACCGAATTATTTGCGGGCTTGGTATTGAACCGATTTAAAGTCCTTATTCAGGAATTAATTAAGGAGGGGAAACTTCCTCCTGGTTCGGCTGATTCTCTGGTAACGGCCGACTGGATTAAATTCGAAGATGGTTCTTATGGTTTAATACAGCCCAAGGTTGATTTCACTCCTTTATATAAAATTATTGGCACCGGGAACTCCAGTGGCTCGGATAGGGATGCCCTCTATGAGATTTTAAATGGTCCTGCAAGCTACATGCGGCTTAAGAGCGTTGGAGATTATTTTGGTTTATCCATTTCCTTATTGTTTTCATTAGTCATCGGGGCATACAGCGTTCACAGTTCCAATATGATTGTCAAAGAAGGCGACCCTCTTGGCTATCGTCCGAAACAATTTGGCCGAATTGATTGGGGGGATGGCTGGCGGCATTATGGTGCCCCTGAAAACAATAGGGATATTCTGTCCCCCTATGAATATCAGGGTTTGGCTATATGGAAAAGAGTGACTAAAAACTACATTAGCAATTACAAAAACTTACCTGGCGTTTTTGCCTCGATAGGGCAAAAAGCCAAGCTGTTTGTTGATGCTATGACTAAGAAAGCTCAAGCATCCAACCCAGAATCCAGCATGGAATCCGTATTGACTGGCATCATCAGCCAAGCACTTGCCCAGATTCCTGCTGATTTCGTCTCTGAAGAGCAAAAAAAGAGTTTGGCAGCTTATATGCATATCCCTTCTTTTGCCTCCATCCAGTTTGACGGCAACGTCGAGGCAGTTGCCAAGGATTTTGCCCGGGTGATGCAGGTTCGTTTTGAACAAGCAGAGAACCTGCGCAATTATCAAGTGGCACAAAGTTCAACCCCAGTGGCAGAGGAAGATTTATTTCAAAGCATTCTTTTTAATCCCAATAGCGGCCCTGCAAATGCCAGTCAAAAGACGAACGCTAAAACAGTGTTAAAACTGGATGGAACCCTATCCCTACCCGCCATTGCCGAAGCATGGACTACAGACCTGGCGTTGGCCAAAGCAGCTGAGATCGATTTCTCAGAAATCCAACTGCATGCGTTGATTGAACGGTTCAATAGCTATATTGAAGCCATTGCAGCTCATGCAGAAGCTTCTAACTTCTGGCAAAAAAACAGGTCTGAGGACGATGGGATTCCTGCAAACCACAATATGTTATCCCCACACCATGATGGCAATAATGGGCTGCAATATGGACATGCTTTCGTACCACAGTATCGTGAAAGCACCATACTCTGCCGTTTGCTGACCCTAAATCCACAAAATCAGGGAGCCATCCGGATTAAGCCTTATGAGGAACCCAGCCGGTTATTTAGTAGCGAACACGAAGAATCAGTCTGGAATATTCTGCAGACCATTTCTCTAGCAGGCTTAGACATCTTCACCTCTGTCAGGGCGGTAAAAAAATTACAAGAGGATAACAGTTCCGATCTAACCTCCCAGGAAAATATTGCAATATCCATTAACAATTTAAAACAAGCTTTGCAGACATTAAAAGAATCTCATGGGAAATTGCTGAAATTGTTTGAACATTCTGAAGAGGCCTCATTTCCAGAATACGACAGCTTGTTTTTCTATCCCATTAGCGATAAGGAATTGGCTTTAATGAACGGGGCACAACTGGCTACCATTTGCCTTGAAGAGTTAAATGCAAGCCAACCCAGTCTGTTGATTTACCGTATCGTTCGGGACGAGCAGCTTTGGCAGAAATTAAAAACCGCTCTTGTTGAACACCGTGCAGAATTTTTAAACCGACAAGATCAATGTGAGAAAAAAATTGCTGATTTGATGCTGTTTAGGCAGCAAATTCAAGCATTCCAAATTGCCCATACTGCTTTTTCCGTAGAAGAAAATCTCGAACAAAAAGAACTTGCTTTGCATGAGCTTGAGGAAATGTTCGCAGTTTTGCCAGAGGCTTTCCAGGCTGAAAACAATTTGCAACTCATTAAAGCCAAGGAAGAATTAAGGCTCTTGCATTTGCAGGCTGAACTTGACATTCATTTTGCAGAATTCAATGCTGCATCCTTTGAAAACTTCTCTCAGAAATACCACAGCTTATGTCAATTCTTTGAGGCCTTGCCCCATGAGGTACAGAGCAACACCCGGATTAAATTTAATAAACAAGGGCTTATTCATCTGGCTTATAAAACCATGGGGGACTGGATGAATCCCGCTTCCTTGTCGAGCAAAATCAGCAGTTTTGAACAGGTAAGAAATACTTTTGGACAAGTTGAAGAAGCACCACGAGGTCTGATTGATCTCTTCCAGCAACTGGAAAAACAACATCACATTTATCAGCTGCTTGCACAAATTCTGCCCCAAAACAGCCCAAGTGAGCAACTGAATATAGACATTACAAAGCTTGAAGAATGCACAAAACATCTTGAACAGTCGCTACAACAGCGTTTTAAAACTGCAGTATTTGGCGATCTCATTCTTTGGAATGCTTTAAAAGCCAGCCCATTGTCACAATTAAGCGCTGAAGTCGTAGAAGATATTCTTGCCCTTAGAGTATTCCATCAACAAAAATTGGAATTGAATAAGGAGAATGAATTTGGCGAGAAGTATAGTGCGTCCCTGAACAAATTCTATGAACAAGCCGTAGGCATTCGCCTATCCGATAAACCCGCCAAACAACAAGCCGATGCCATTCTAGAGGCTGCACATAAAGAGTTTAGCCATCGTCATGACACAAGAAGACTATTAGCCGATGTGTTGCTAGTCATTGCAACCCTTTTTGGCGGCTTGGGTGCCATTTTTATGGCGGCTCGCGTATTCATACAGAAACAACCGGCTTTCTTTAGTAAAACAGCCACTGAACGGGAAGTGGATTTGAGAAAATGGGTCAATATTCCAGTAGAAGACGAAGCTAATACTCGATTGGTTTCCGTGCCGGCCTAA
- a CDS encoding transporter substrate-binding domain-containing protein, translating into MKLLKALLFSLPFLFSTTFTYATVRVGTVFFFPPFVTSLNEGFDIELVRSICQRLNLSCELQPMDFNKLFPALDNGSIDLAIGGIVISQIRQQKYDFSLPYMLSKGQFLVTQNSNVQTVNDLKGQKVGVIKGEQDNGVFISYLNDNFPGQFSVSQFDDMEDLITALSANQISAAFTHESTALYWQENGGGQFKLLAGPVLLGQGIGIMALPKNAALLQQINQALQDLEKDGSYLNLYQTYFGNEK; encoded by the coding sequence ATGAAATTACTTAAAGCACTTCTGTTTTCATTACCCTTCTTGTTTTCAACCACCTTCACCTACGCAACGGTCAGGGTTGGCACCGTTTTTTTCTTTCCCCCATTTGTCACCTCTCTAAACGAGGGTTTTGATATCGAGTTAGTGCGTAGCATTTGTCAACGCCTAAACTTAAGTTGTGAATTACAACCCATGGATTTCAATAAACTTTTCCCCGCGCTGGACAATGGCAGTATAGATTTAGCTATTGGCGGTATTGTGATTAGCCAGATTAGACAGCAGAAATATGATTTTAGTTTGCCTTATATGTTGAGCAAGGGTCAGTTTCTTGTTACGCAAAACAGCAATGTCCAAACCGTTAACGATCTTAAAGGCCAAAAAGTCGGTGTAATTAAAGGCGAACAAGACAATGGTGTTTTTATCAGCTATCTAAATGACAACTTTCCCGGCCAATTTAGCGTTTCCCAATTTGATGATATGGAAGACCTTATTACCGCATTAAGTGCCAATCAAATTTCCGCTGCTTTCACTCATGAATCAACCGCATTGTATTGGCAAGAAAATGGCGGTGGCCAATTTAAATTGCTGGCAGGCCCCGTATTATTAGGTCAGGGCATTGGCATAATGGCTCTGCCAAAAAATGCGGCTTTACTCCAGCAAATTAATCAAGCTCTTCAAGACCTGGAGAAAGATGGTTCTTATTTGAACCTGTATCAAACTTACTTTGGCAATGAGAAATAA